The Umboniibacter marinipuniceus genomic sequence ATTTCTTCATCCTTGGCTTCGAAAAAACGACCTATTTGCGTGGGCATACACCCACGCATTGAATTCATATGCCCGCCATAGGGCAACACAATTTCCAAGGCGTTTGCTAACCGTTGCGCGCTCAGCCCGGCATAGTTAGGTGGCGTCACAGGATCGAGTGCTCCTGATATCAGCAGCGTTGGATGATCCAACAGCGTTGGTTCGTCATACCCATAGGTTGCGGTGGGCCAGTGAGCGCATGCCAATTGCCAAAATTCCAGCCAAGACTGGCCAACGAACCCTTTGTTAAACTCTTCATCGAAGGCCGTTCTACTCACCCGCGGCAGCTCCTCAGAACATAAAACCGATAGTGTCAGACCAATATACATAGACTCTGCTGCGCTATTTTGGCTAGTACCCAGGCTAACAAGTGGCTGCCAATTGCCCCGCTGCGCCTGATCAACCACGTAAAACAGCTGACCAGAAATCTCTGGCATATATAACAAGCCGCGAATGACCTGGGCTACTTGACTGCGCGATAGCGTCTGCTGAACTTGCTCACCGCGCGCGGCATCAAATACGGAAATGGTAATGCCGTCCCCAACAGAGGCCAACAGCTGATTTAGTTGGGTAGTTGGATTTGGGAAACGTCGAAGACATTCATCATTAGCATGGCAAAGCAGAACGAGTTCATCCCATGCTCCCTGAGCTGCTTCAGCGGTTATTAAAACCGGCTGGCTAACTGGGGCCACGCCATCTAAGACCATACGATTCACTGAGTTGGGATATCGCTGTGCATAAAGTAGCGCGAAGCGAGTGCCCCAGCTCCCGCCCCACAAATTCACAGTATCCGCTCCGATGAGGGTCCGAAGCGCTTCCAAGTCATCAATACTCGTTTGCGAATTGAGCTGGTCGAGTGGCCAGACTGATCTTTCGAAACAACGCTGTACTTCGTTGGCAATCTGCGCTTCCGTTACCACTGTTTCGTCCAGCTCGCACTGCCAAGGGTTACTTCTGCCCGTAGCACGACGATCAACGAAGTATAAATCATGGTACTGATTACTGGGGCCAAAAGCGGCGTCGATGAGCGAAACAAGCTCTGATGAAGCTTGGCCTGGGCCTCCCGCCAGCACGAAAATCGGCGGTTTGGTATCACCCAACTTCACCGCTGCCTTGCGAGTTA encodes the following:
- a CDS encoding alpha/beta fold hydrolase → MRFLSTFIFISALSYSALSEAASLSEWSSCFRDGYSKQLSCAELSLDDGAVLAVTRKAAVKLGDTKPPIFVLAGGPGQASSELVSLIDAAFGPSNQYHDLYFVDRRATGRSNPWQCELDETVVTEAQIANEVQRCFERSVWPLDQLNSQTSIDDLEALRTLIGADTVNLWGGSWGTRFALLYAQRYPNSVNRMVLDGVAPVSQPVLITAEAAQGAWDELVLLCHANDECLRRFPNPTTQLNQLLASVGDGITISVFDAARGEQVQQTLSRSQVAQVIRGLLYMPEISGQLFYVVDQAQRGNWQPLVSLGTSQNSAAESMYIGLTLSVLCSEELPRVSRTAFDEEFNKGFVGQSWLEFWQLACAHWPTATYGYDEPTLLDHPTLLISGALDPVTPPNYAGLSAQRLANALEIVLPYGGHMNSMRGCMPTQIGRFFEAKDEEINTDCLKGLPPPLFMTNAFGSQLGGGLDND